A portion of the Lolium rigidum isolate FL_2022 chromosome 1, APGP_CSIRO_Lrig_0.1, whole genome shotgun sequence genome contains these proteins:
- the LOC124698139 gene encoding synaptotagmin-3-like has translation MDPIIRPLRDLDSETLQKMMPDVPLWVKCPDYERVDWMNKFIFDMWPFLDKAICKIIRSVAKPICDQYVGKYGIESIEFGNLTLGTLPPTLQGIKVYEMREKELVIEPVIRWASIANVTVNVKVHSFELSAQLLDLHTILTPRVTLKPLVPSFPCFSNLCVSLVEKPHVDFGFKLLGGDVMAIPGLYRFVQDQIAKQIAILYHWPKVIEIPILDGASGATKKPVGILQVKVIRAMNLPKMDLLGKSDPYVKLRLSGERLPSKKTSVKMSNLNPEWNEHFRLVVKDPETQVLELQMFDWEKLKMHDKMGVQVIPLRSLTPYESKLFTLDLLRSMNPNDQQNKKNRGKLVVELTFDPFRDDNSMSAVNSDGEGNISIKRDVPPGGGVLLVSVENAEDVEGKRHTNPYAVVLFRGEKKETKVIRKARDPRWNEEFQFVMDEAPVDEKIHIQVRSRRRGLLPFHNKESLGHVNINLVDVVNNGRINEKYHLINSRNGKLHVEIKWNTV, from the exons ATG GATCCTATCATTAGACCTCTAAGGGATTTAGACTCTGAGACATTACAGAAGATGATGCCAGACGTTCCATTATGGGTCAAGTGTCCAGACTATGAAAGG GTTGACTGGATGAACAAGTTTATTTTTGATATGTGGCCTTTCCTGGACAAG GCAATATGCAAAATAATCAGAAGTGTAGCAAAGCCAATATGTGATCAATATGTTGGGAAATATGGTATAGAATCAATTGAATTTGGAAACTTAACACTTGGCACTCTTCCACCTACACTTCAAG GAATTAAAGTTTATGAAATGCGAGAAAAAGAGCTGGTAATTGAACCTGTGATTCGGTGGGCTAGCATAGCAAATGTCACAGTAAATGTGAAGGTGCATTCATTTGAATTGTCTGCCCAG CTTTTAGATTTGCATACAATCCTGACACCACGTGTGACTCTGAAGCCACTTGTGCCAAGCTTTCCCTGCTTTTCGAACTTGTGTGTTTCACTGGTGGAGAAG CCGCATGTTGACTTTGGGTTCAAACTGCTGGGTGGAGATGTCATGGCGATTCCTGGCTTGTATCGGTTTGTCCAG gaTCAAATAGCAAAGCAAATTGCAATTCTCTATCATTGGCCTAAGGTGATAGAAATTCCTATTTTAGATGGAGCAAG TGGTGCTACAAAGAAACCAGTTGGGATATTGCAGGTGAAGGTAATTCGTGCCATGAATCTCCCCAAGATGGACTTGCTTGGAAAATCTGATCCCTATGTCAAACTCCGGCTGAGTGGAGAAAGACTGCCCTCAAAGAAAACCTCTGTTAAGATGAGCAACCTGAATCCTGAATGGAACGAACATTTCAGGCTTGTTGTCAAGGATCCCGAAACGCAAGTCCTTGAGCTCCAGATGTTCGATTGGGAAAAG CTCAAGATGCATGATAAAATGGGCGTGCAAGTAATTCCCCTCCGCTCGCTTACTCCTTATGAGAGCAAGTTGTTCACACTAGACCTTCTCAGAAGCATGAATCCAAATGATCAGCAGaacaagaagaatagaggaaagctAGTCGTGGAATTGACATTTGATCCTTTTAGAGATGACAACAGCATGAGTGCTGTGAACTCAGATGGTGAAGGCAATATCAGTATAAAAAGGGATGTCCCACCTGGTGGTGGGGTGCTGTTAGTTTCAGTAGAAAATGCAGAAGATGTTGAAGGGAAGCGTCACACTAATCCATATGCCGTGGTTCTTTTTAGGGGAGAAAAGAAGGAAACTAAG GTGATCAGGAAGGCGAGGGATCCGAGATGGAATGAGGAGTTCCAGTTTGTGATGGACGAGGCCCCTGTGGACGAAAAGATTCACATCCAAGTCCGGAGTAGACGCCGGGGGCTGCTCCCCTTCCACAACAAG GAGTCGCTGGGGCACGTGAACATCAACCTTGTGGATGTGGTGAACAACGGGCGGATCAACGAGAAGTACCACCTCATCAACTCCAGGAACGGGAAGTTACACGTTGAGATCAAGTGGAACACCGTGTGA